AAAGTGAGAAATATAGTACAAGACTACTTTTGCTATGTTGACACTCAGTTTTCAAAGAAAATAAAGATTGTGAGGACAGACAATGGAGCAGAATTCAATAtgtctttattttttaagagCAAAGGAACTATACATCAGACATCATGTGTCTATACCCCAGAGCAGAATAGTGTTGTTGAGAGGAAGCAGCAACATATTTTGAATGTTGCAAGGGCATTAAAATTTCAAGCAGGTCTTCCTTAGAACTTGTGGAGTTATTGCATTACACATGCTGTTTATCTTATCAACAGAATCCCTTCACCAGTTATCCAGAATAAACCACCTTTCCAGTTACTATATAATAGGCTTCCAGATTATCAGACTTTAAGAGTTTTTGGAAGCCTGTGTTTTGCATTTGTTCCTTCTGCTCTCAGATTGAAATTTGATGAACGTGCTGTAAAGTGCATATTCCTTGGATTTCCTGCTGATACTAAGGGATACATTCTATACAATATCAACAACATACAGGTTTTGACTTCTAGAAATGTAGTTTTCTATGAGACAAATCTTCCTCTTTTGGATAAATCTGTTTCTTTTTCTCCTGAAACAGAATTCAATCAACCTACTTTCTCCTCTATTATTAACCCTTTCTCAGATTCATTATCATCTTTGAATGAGTCTCTCTCTTTTCAAAACCAACCACTCAACCCTTCATCTCCACCAACAAGTCCTTGGTCCTTACAACCTGTCAATTCTTCTCCACAAACACCTTCAATCTTTAATGCTGAGGAATTTCCAGTATTAAGAAGAACCACCAGGACTTCTCACTTACCTATACACCTACAAGACTACCAACTTCCACCTTCTCTTTCTGAAAAATCCATTCACATGGTCACTTCTCCTCACACCTTAGATAAGGTTCTATCATATGAGAAATTGCACACCAAGCACAAATGCTTTTCTGCTCAATTGACAACTACATCAGATCCAGCTACTTATAATGAAGCAATAAAGTCAGATCACTGGAAGCAGGCAATGCAAACTGAACTCAATGCTCTTGTTGACAATAAAACTTGGGTCTTAACTGATTTACCAGCAGGAAAGAAACCAATTGGTTGCAAGTGGGtatataaaacaaaatacaaGTCAGGTGGGACACTGGAAAGATACAAGGCTAGATTGGTAGCCAAAGGTTTTACTCAACAACCTGGATTGGATTTTCTGGATACATTCTCTCTAGTTAGAACTTTATTGGCTGTAGCTGCAGTCAAAGGTTGGCATTTGGAGCAGCTTGACATAAATAATGCCTTCCTCCATGGAGATTTGACTGAGGAAGTCTATATGGTTATACCACCTGGTTTTTCATCTTCTGCTCCTAATCAAGTTTGCAGGTTGCTCAAGTCTTTGTATGGACTCAAACAGGCCAGCATACAATGGCACACAAAACTTACAAAAGCCTTAGTTGATCAAGGTTTTCAATCTGCCCCGGCTGATCCCTCTTTGTTTGTCAAGAATACTGAAGCTGTCTTCATTGCCTTACTAGTATATGTAGATGATGTGGTTATAGCAAGCAGTTCTGCTAGTGCCATTGCAGCAGTTAAACAATTTCTACATACTGAATTCAGTATAAAGAACCTTGGTTCTCTCAAATACTTTCTTGGATTGGAAGTAGCTCGTTCTAAGTCTGGTATAAACTTGTGTCAAAAGAAGTATGCTCCAGACTTGCTTGTTGACACTGGTTTTTTGGCTTCTAAACCAGTTCCAACTCCTATGATACATTCCTCCAAATTATTTCAACATGACAGTCCTCCTCTTGCAGATAATGGAGTATACAGAAAGTTAGTTGGTAAATTGTTGTACTTATGTACAACAAGACCAGACATTGCTTTTGCAGTCCAGCAATTGTCACAGTTTTTAGACAAGCCAACTGAGAATCACTTAAAAGCTGTTCATCGTGTGTTAAGATACATTAAAGGCTCCCCAGGCAAAGGCATATTTCTGTCTGCTTCCTCTGATTTACAGCTACAAGGATTCACAGATTCTGATTGGGCTGCATGCCTAGATATCAAAAAGTCTATATCTGGTTTCTGTGTTTTCTTAGGAAAATCTTTGATTTCCTGGAAGTCTAAAAAGCAGAGTACAATCTCTAGATCTTCCTCTGAGGCTGAGTATAGAGCTTTAGCTCTTTTAACTTGTGAGCTCCAATGATTACTCTACATGCTCCATGATCTTGGTATTTCTCATCCCAAGGCTGCTCTCATTTTCTGTGACAATCAGCCAGCAGTCCAGCTGGCTCATAATCCGGTTTATCATGAGCGTACCAAGCACATAGAGATTGATTGCCATCTCATACGTGCAAAGCTTGCTGATGGCATCATTCATCTACTTCCTATTACTTCCAGTAATCAACTTGCAGATTGTTTAACAAAGCCTTTGTCTCCTATGGCTTTTATACCTGCAATTTCCAAGCTGAATTTACAAGATTTGTACATTCCAGCTTGTGGGGGGCTAATACAACAGATTCCAGCTGCTGCTGATGTGGTTACTTCAGGTGCTGCTGATGTGGTTACTTCAAGTGATAAAGATAATACTGATGTGTGAAGGTTGATGATGTGGCATAATTGGATTCTTCAAGATTAGCACAGGATTCTTTTATTCCATGCAATTGTGCATGTGTGTATTTTCAATAATTGTTTTATCCAGCTCAGCAATTCTGTTATGCTAGCTGCTGGTATAACAGTTTCTTGTATCTcatttcattttaatgagaAAAACACTCTTTTCGTgttaaaaacactatatatacaccactgttacactataaaaaacaattccagaaaaaaaatctctaaaaaataaaaattaacactatatatacactaatcttacactatataaaaaaactgtcgaaaaaaccgaaaaccgaaattggaaatcaaaaaaaggtatttttgaaattaaaaaaataaaaaggtatttttcgtaaataaaaaagatacaaaagaaaaatcaaaatttggcAGGTGAAGGTGtcaataagttataaaaatatgtattttaagaaattacaacatctattttgatattatttttttacacatCAATGTTATTAGAATTAGTATCACGGAAATGAGAAACGTCCCAGAAgaaatgattaattaataatttaccgTTGAAAGAGGAgtttcatttttgtttaaaataaagTTTCTCCAAGCAAACCATGAATGCCATACTTCCATTTTATTACTAAGTTTTGCCCctaaacttttgtaaacctaACACTtcctataaattattttgtttaccTAATAAAGAGATTCAAATCTagagttttaatatatttaattataacgCACATACTATATGATTACTATTAATTATCTATAACTCTatgtttgacaaaaaaaatttactagTTAATCGTAATTTATGTGAAGATTagttttttggaaaaaaattattttttgaaaaataaataataatttatttcattttttaatatgtaaaaagattattttttatttacttaatttttgGAAGAATCTTTTTCCCGGTGATGGATGGGTGGCGGTGGCCGGGAAAAGGTGGTGGTGGTTTTTGGTTGAGTAATTTAACTTAATTGGGTGAATAAagtgatttatatttgatttggttagatagttagtttatgtttgatttgattggttgATTTGATTAGTGTGTTTAGGTTTGTTTAGATGGGttggtttaatttatttatttttttgattttaagagTAGTTTTGTCACTTTTAGGGTAGGGGCGGTTTTGAGGCAAAAGGAATTTACTGGCCCGTTAGGTAAAACTTAAAGTGTCTATGATGTTTATTCTAATTTAGGGAGTTTTATAATAGGAGGGCTAAACTCAAATGTTGGTAAGGCACATGAACAATGCACGTGAGAGGTCTTGAGTTCGAATTCCACTAAAagcaaattgatattttatttaaatattttaatttctaacCATTAGAGTTAATCGTTAACCATTGGTCAATCACCCTTGATTATTGACTACTGATCGACCGTTTAACTATTGACCAACGACCGACCGCCGTCCTCTAGAGACCGTCAACGATCGACCATTTCTGGTTGGTCAGATTATTCCTGACTAGTCATATCATTCTTGGTTCAACCGCCACCTGTCCCTTATCCATTAACTCTTGATAAGGGGTAAACTAgatctaaaaatattttgagttataaataaaaagttttaagACATAGATGAAAAGTTTTAAGGTatagataaaaagatgaaaagtcaAAAGGGAGATTTTTACACTGAATTTTTGAGGCACTAAgctatatatacttttataaaaattgaaatataaagtgcaattgttttaaataaaaaaaaaacctaaaattcAGCTcgttatgttatgttttaatcaTATCTCAAagagttaatgtcataaaaaatcatgaactttacatgttttctcattttaatcacacagtttaaattttctcattttcatgcatgaactaccactttttcccaaattcatgcacggtgctgagttggcactcattcattggtgtaaaacgACATCCACCTcaacgaattacaccaatggagtcgtgacaactcagcaccgtgcatgaatttgagaaaaaatggtagttcgtgcatgaaaatgagaaaatttaaactacgtgattaaaatgagaaaacgtgtaaagttggtgaatttttatgacattaaccctatttCAAACTATAAAGCTATcttttattgagaaaattaaaaaaaattaataacaatataatTTTCTACCTTAATAAGAAAAGATGGAAAAaatacttcacctttttaatatattatttttttattttaaaatatatttatattataactatatctattttttattattattttactttaattatatttttttattttaagtgacATTTGTcacttttctctctttttctctttctttctttttttttctgatttttttcttcgttatttttttatttcttcttgtcttctctatttttattcttttcttcttcGTCATTTTTTCAGTGCTCTGCCGTCACTCAGCCATCGTTCTGCCGTCCTTTCGTAgcgattgtttttttaatttgtgatgataaatacgatttattttaactttcagttttaaataaattattcctGAAATTTTTCGActtcagatctaaaaatctgcataaaaaataatttaatgatgaaaaaaataattttctgcacaaaaaaaaCCATTTCTAACAAAAACAGcacttgattatcatatgagtatcactgcatcatcatatcattatcataacactgcagaaaaaaatattttttataaaaaaaacagcatctcattatcatataaatataactatattatcatgtagttatcataatgctgcagaaataaaaaaaatcagaaaaaataatattcgaATATCATATCGttattataacattatcatgtcgttatcataatattatcatatgatatcGAGGTGATAGTAtttatgatacctatatgataaagttatgataatattatgataaaacaatatccgattatcatgtcagtatcattatattatcatgtcgttgtCATAGtaacactgcagtatgataactagataataatgaagtatgataaaattatgataattgtatgataatctatataaaaaataaattatagaatgatttatgataattagatgataacggagtaaaatcataaatattttaatagattTATTATTGGACGTCGTTGTTATAGATTAATTTCAGAGTTCGTGTTTGTGAAGTTCGTGAAGATGATCTTTCCGTcgttttttgatatttatatctATACCGGCGTAAATCATTGGATTGgaacaatatatttttaagttattttgtACCACCAAAAATGTAAAATTCAGAAAAAGTCGGGCTTACAAAAAAAGAGACTTGTCCCCGGGGAGAAAAGGGCTAAAAAAATGGGATCGGCGTGGGAAACTCTTCCGCCGGTTCTGGAGCCAGCGGATTCAGAACGAGCTTCTAATATAGGAGTCGGAGCAGGAAGACGagttcatttaattatttttgattttggatTTTAATATAGAAGTTCTTGTAAAAATTTAACATCATAAATAATTTTGTGGTTTGAATTTTTCGTAAAAAATATCCAATTTTGTTAGTAAAATCAGCCAAAAGACTTAAATGATACAAACAAAGTATTTAATCCCTCAATTTATCTTCAATTCAAATTAGTCTAGTaaatgaaaatatgaaaattatattttgttcaTATAATGTTCTATATTTGAACTGAAATAAGTAGAgagattaatatttattttatttatatccatTAAATGTATTTCAGTAAAAGATATATTATTGATCATAGAAGTTGAATAACTTTTGCtaaaaattatagtatataattttttgttatataaaaatgtatacaaattttttaaatcaaaaattagaaATCACATGAATCTCTCTTGCAATTATGCTCGGGCCTAAGCCTGGaaaatagttatatttttagttaaaggGCAAGATGAGTCAAATGAAGCAGGCCCGCAGTAAGACACTGGCATATGATATGAGGGAGCTCGAACTATATAGGCCCAGGTAATTAACAAGTCTAGCCCAATATCACAGCTTCTTATACTTATTCTcaattttagataaaaattgagttaatttaatataaaatcactacctttacacgttttttcattttaatcaaattttttaaaaggtgtcatataaatttatcatatttcttttatttttacaaatctaATCACCGATGAAAAAATCTGGTGTTTTTCTTCTCTAGATGTCCTAATCTAAATAGTCCTAATTAAATCACAAAATATATTCCTCTTCCTCTTTTCTTGTCGATTCCGGTTGTCGattcaacaaaaatataatttttatatcggttatatatttgtaaaaaaaatgaaagatggtAAATTCAtaggttaattacatataaaatcatgatatttacaccaagttttaaaaataacatgacttttaaaatgtgtcaatCACAGACAccaccttttatttattttttcaaatataacaTCGGCAATTTTTAGAGGCATTTTTGCTGAAGTGGCTTGACACGTGGCAAActcatcgggtgtccaagtcagcaaaatttcaccaaaaaatgtgtccgtgatgaaattgaaaagaaataaaaggtggtgtctgtgattgacacgttttaaaaatcatattatttttaaaacttggtacaaattttatgattttatatgtaattaaccctaaatttaaaTGACACCTTTTAAAAGACacgattaaaataaaaaaacgtataaatatggtgattttatatgtaattaacccatatAAATTCTACCTTCAAAATTATACGGACTTCATCCACCACAAAACATTTCTCAacatcattttataaattttagttaattaagattaatattaatCTATTACGATgattcataaattaaaaaaaaatcataccaTATCAAGGGTGCAACAAATTAAACTTTATCCAATTTTTTtgccacaatttttttttattagagatAGATTTATTCTAtgttagttgtttttttttgtcaactCTATGTTAGTTGTTAGCGGGAGTTAACAGGAATTAATTAATagtattatgtattttttaaacatGCAAACCACGGCTTGGAAGAGTCGGGGTTCGACCCCCGACCTCATGCACAAGGTGAAGAGACTTGCCATTAGGCCTTGCCACAATTAAACACCCAAACTTTGAAAACATTTCATAATAAACCCTCCGTCCATTGTCGTTCTCATCCCGTAGCGGACAAGTGACATGGGAAATTTTGGGCCCACTATTACATGCTGACCAAGTAAGAAATTGAAAGTAATAGGTATAAACTTCTttcctaaattttttattttctaacacTTGCAGTTTCTCTTGGAAAAGCAAATCCTAACAAATCCAATCGAATATCCAAAATTCTTTAACTTGTCTTATCAGCCTTTTTAACTTCTGTATGTCATCAACGACCGCGACTAACTTTGATAAAAATCAACAATGTTTACATGGGACGAGTGCCCGGCTTCGTTATGCTTGAAAGGGGTTGTACCCGGGGAGAAAATTTTAGGGTTGTCCGCAATATAAATAAGGTTTTTGATTTTTCTCTAATTTGAAGTAATATGATTTTGGGCTTGTACTATTTTCTTAATTGGGCTATATTTGTATAGAACCTCGGAAATTGCAAGTCATTTATATGGTATGATCTTCCCTGTCTGATCGTGGAAGAGTCGTGATAGACAAACTCCTAAATGACAATGCAGTGATGGCTTGacgtttgtgatttttttaggtagtacggacacttcattcaatcgacgtttcccgtttcggaaacgtttcggacacTTGACGTTTTGGACAcgacttcatttttttttttgttaaatgatGATTTAATTAGCACATCCACAAGGAGATGGATGGCAAAAAGCCCTTAAAAAGATTACAAACTAATAGAATTGTTACAGAAATAGTCAAGACTTCTAAAAACATCATTACCCGAGTAACTAAAACCTTTATTGTGAGATTTGTAAAACTCCACTGCCTTGCAAATGCTGCTGTAAACAAGAGACTTGAAATCCAATAACTCGTCCTGAAAAAGCTTCCTGTTCCTCGCCTTCCAAAACTCCCAGATGGTGAAGAACCAAATCAGTTGCCAAAGAGAACGATATTTCTTTTTAACAATAAAGTACCATTGAAAAAAGAAATCGTCAAGAGAAGCAGGAACTACCCAAGCAATATTAGCTAATTCCAAAATGAAAGACCAAGCACTCCAAGCATACTGACAATGAAGAATGATATGCATACTAGTCTCCTCTAGTAAGCATAAAGAGCAAAGTGATTGATTCCGCGATAACATCCCAATCCTTAATAAATTAGCTTTTGAAGAAATACGATCTCTAGCAAGAAGCCAAAAGAAGAATTGAATTCGAGGGGGAATTGCGGTCTTCCACACTCGACCCATGAGATCAGCCCGACTATGAACAATAGCCAACGAAGACCCCATCTGTTTTCTGAACCCCGACGGTGTGAACAGTTCAGAATTTACCCACATAAAACGATCCGGCCTTGGGTAGCAGCGCATCGACTCCAACAGCTGCAGAAGATCGTCAAAAAGCTGCTGCTCCCCAATTCTTAACCTTCTCTTCCACACAAACTTAGAGCTGCTAAAGCAATTAAGATCCAAATCAAACATGCAAAAGACCAAGTCATGTTGATTTCTGGAAATAACATAAAGGCCACTAAAACGATTCATCAACAGATCTTCACCAACCCAACAATCTTGCCAAAATCTAATTCTATTCCCACAACCCAACTTAACTGAAATAGAATTCTtaaaacaattccaaaccaAATGATTCTTAACACAAGCTGAATAAATGCCCTTCCACAAATGAGATAACTTCGAAAATTTTACTACTTCTTGTTGGAaagatattgaatttaaaaattaaaaaaagaaaaagtgccttgtaacttgaaatgagaagatagagagttttgtggttttcccacattgcttaggagaactcaatacattgggtttataaatttggtttttctcatatgggtttgggccccaaggggtacccaattttgtgaacgggctaggagttacatcctacccgatttaccacgcgcgccgtccgtccggtcggccggcctggtctgggttgggtggttcggttcggctagcactttattttttgcatacaaaagtattaataatttttattcaattcttTTGTAACTGTTATGACTCTCTGATTACCTCTCCACTCCATCTGACTGTTGCTGTTTTCCTTCATTAATCAGAAATCATTTTctgtattaattatttacacAGCAGCTATATTTTCTTAGCCTATAAATACTGGCTTCTCTTTTCATTTGAGAACACACAGAAACACAGAGCAATACAAAGAAAGTGTTTTAGAGCTGATTTCACAGTGCAGTGTGATCAGtatttccggctgttttatcctaggggcgccgcggttgatagtcagctttgcaccaccgagctgtgctgcgaaacgtctaaaagagagcgacctagtccgcgactcagcctcatcaTATTCAGTTTTACAGCAATTGTTTCAACAATTTTTAGACGTGTCCCTTTACAATTGCTGCCATGAATACCGATGAGGTTGCTGCCTACGGTTCTTCTACTATTGATGCCAACAAACCATTCCGGTTTGAAGGCTTGCATTTCAAAAGGTGGAAACAGAAGACTGAATTTTTCCTAACCATCAAGAAGGTGGTTTCTGTTTTGACAATGGCAATACCTGTCGTTGATGAAACTGCcgaggaagaagaaaaggaaaaacagaACGGTGAACTTCAACAGTGGATGACTAATGATTACTTGTGCAAGAATTTTATTCGCAATGCACTAAGTGATGATCTCTATGATTACTACAATGATGGAAAGACTGCAAAGGAAACTTGGGAGGCGctgcaaaagaaatatgatACCGAGGAGGCGGGGACTAAAAAATATGCAGTCAGCCGCTACCTCAAATATCAAATGACTGATGAAAAATCTGTCGAGGCGCAATCccatgaattgcagaaaatagctCATGAGATCATCTCCGAAGGTATGGTTCTTGATGAACAATTTCAAGTTGCTGTTTTAATTGACAAATTACCTCCTTCGTGGAGGGACTTTAAGAATTCTCTCAGGCACAAAACAAAAGAGTTCTCGCTGGAAAGCTTGATCACTCGTCTTCGGATTGAGGAAGAGGCGAGAAAACAAGATCTAAAAGATGAAGTGCTGGTTGTTTCTAACAACACAAGGAAGTTTAGTTCGATGAGTCTGAAGCCTAATGGCAAGAATTTTAAGAATCAGAATCGCAACTCGAACCAAAACCAATATGTGAATCGCAACAAAGCGAACCAGAATGGTAATCCTTCAAGGAACCATATTGTGAAACAGGCACCACCTGTTAAGAATGACCTGCCACCATTTCTATGCTTTAACTGTGGAAAACCGGGTCATATGGCACGCAAGTGTCGGAACAAGCCAAGTACTGCTCCACAGGCTAACTTGACTGAAGAGCCTTTTACGGCTATGATAACAGAAATGATGGctgagatcaaccttgttgGTGGATCAAGTGGTTGGTGGGTAGACACGGGCGCTAATCGCCATGTTTGCCACGATCGTGCTATGTTCAAAACATACACTGCCGTGGACGATAAGAAAGTATTACTGGGTGATACTCACACCACTACTGTCGCTGGAATTGGAAGTGTTGAACTGAAATTTACTTCAGGAAAAACACTAATCTTGAAGGATGTGATGCACACTCCTATGATGAGGAAGAACTTGGTGTCTGGCTATCTTCTCAACAAGGCTGGATTCTTTCAGACTATTGGTGGAGATATGTACACCATTACtagaaatggtatttttgtgggaaagggttatgcttgtgagggtatgtttaagttgaatgttgaaattatcaataaagatgTTGCTTCTGTTTACATGGTTTGTGATTTTAATACTTGGCATGCAAGACTCTGTCatgtaaataaaagaataattaacaacatgagcaccctaggattaattcctaaaatgaaccaaactgagtttgaaaaatgtgaattctgtagtcaagctaagataactaaaaactcacataaatcagtaattagagaatctgaacctttagatttaatacattctgatatatgtgaacttgacggtaccttgaccagaaatggtaaaagatattttatcacttttattgatgattgttctgattttacacatgtgtatttgatgaaaaataaaagtgatgcacttgacatgttcaagttatttgtaacagaaattgaaaatcaattcaataagaaaatcaagagatttcgcagtgatagaggtactgaatatgaatctagcttgtttatagaattctataactcACATGGTATTGTGCATGAAAGAACAACACCTTATTCTCctgaaatgaacggtaaagccgaaagaaaaaatagaacacttacagaagcaatagtgtctattttattgaattctggagctgcttcttattggtggggtGAAATTCTGTTGACTGTTTGTTATGTACTCAACAGAGTCCCGAAATCAAACAGGAAGATTTCACCTTATGAGAtcctaaa
This region of Mercurialis annua linkage group LG1-X, ddMerAnnu1.2, whole genome shotgun sequence genomic DNA includes:
- the LOC126656754 gene encoding uncharacterized protein LOC126656754: MKENSNSQMEWRVKLGCGNRIRFWQDCWVGEDLLMNRFSGLYVISRNQHDLVFCMFDLDLNCFSSSKFVWKRRLRIGEQQLFDDLLQLLESMRCYPRPDRFMWVNSELFTPSGFRKQMGSSLAIVHSRADLMGRVWKTAIPPRIQFFFWLLARDRISSKANLLRIGMLSRNQSLCSLCLLEETSMHIILHCQYAWSAWSFILELANIAWVVPASLDDFFFQWYFIVKKKYRSLWQLIWFFTIWEFWKARNRKLFQDELLDFKSLVYSSICKAVEFYKSHNKGFSYSGNDVFRSLDYFCNNSISL